The following coding sequences lie in one Gadus macrocephalus chromosome 1, ASM3116895v1 genomic window:
- the LOC132456737 gene encoding uncharacterized protein LOC132456737 isoform X2 encodes MSDCAVLKCHPELGTSFHYLPKDPVQKQKWLDFIYKYRVDVDENIEGIRVCSAHFSNDSFQNHMQKAMGFAKKLILKHDAIPTIYPHVAAVSGSQNGAAVSLVKKTDVACQSYPVCAREIGLQCFLPAKSVRTVGTQLSEGTLMNRKSHGGQTRLTIKGVGAEQPLVPDHHRYQEGPESLSDPESSSDPPSDATSEESGISESTSDVSKYIVYDSSLLRLLDRCPTCSHKCQVNTRVKGSFLSVHQQCRHCEFSIQHSEGHLA; translated from the exons ATGTCAGATTGCGCTGTATTAAAATGCCATCCAGAGCTAGGAACATCCTTTCACTATTTACCCAAAGACCCCGTTCAGAAGCAGAAGTGGTTAGATTTCATTTATAAATACCGTGTCGATGTCGATGAAAACATAGAGGGAATACGTGTGTGTAGTGCCCATTTCAGCAATGACAGCTTCCAAAACCACATGCAGAAAGCGATGGGTTTTGCAAAAAAATTGATTTTGAAACACGATGCTATTCCAACCATCTATCCACATGTCGCAGCAGTAAGTGGCAGCCAAAAT GGAGCTGCAGTTTCACTTGTCAAAAAAACCGACGTGGCCTGTCAGTCTTACCCAGTATGTGCACGTGAGATCGGCCTCCAGTGCTTTTTACCTGCTAAGAGCGTACGCACGGTTGGGACCCAGTTGTCAGAGGGAACTTTAATGAACAGAAAAAGCCATG GTGGCCAAACCAGGCTAACCATAAAGGGAGTGGGGGCGGAGCAACCTCTAGTACCGGATCATCATCGTTACCAAGAGGGGCCAGAGTCCCTGAGTGACCCCGAAAGCTCCTCAGATCCCCCCAGTGACGCCACCTCGGAGGAGTCGGGCATCTCTGA GTCGACCAGCGACGTCTCGAAGTACATCGTCTACGACAGCAGTTTGCTGCGGCTGCTGGACCGCTGCCCCACCTGCAGCCACAAATGTCAGGTGAACACGCGCGTCAAGGGCTCCTTCCTCTCCGTCCATCAGCAGTGCCGGCACTGTGAGTTCAGCATTCAGCACTCTGAAGGACACCTGGCCTGA
- the LOC132456737 gene encoding uncharacterized protein LOC132456737 isoform X1 translates to MSDCAVLKCHPELGTSFHYLPKDPVQKQKWLDFIYKYRVDVDENIEGIRVCSAHFSNDSFQNHMQKAMGFAKKLILKHDAIPTIYPHVAAGAAVSLVKKTDVACQSYPVCAREIGLQCFLPAKSVRTVGTQLSEGTLMNRKSHGGQTRLTIKGVGAEQPLVPDHHRYQEGPESLSDPESSSDPPSDATSEESGISESTSDVSKYIVYDSSLLRLLDRCPTCSHKCQVNTRVKGSFLSVHQQCRHCEFSIQHSEGHLA, encoded by the exons ATGTCAGATTGCGCTGTATTAAAATGCCATCCAGAGCTAGGAACATCCTTTCACTATTTACCCAAAGACCCCGTTCAGAAGCAGAAGTGGTTAGATTTCATTTATAAATACCGTGTCGATGTCGATGAAAACATAGAGGGAATACGTGTGTGTAGTGCCCATTTCAGCAATGACAGCTTCCAAAACCACATGCAGAAAGCGATGGGTTTTGCAAAAAAATTGATTTTGAAACACGATGCTATTCCAACCATCTATCCACATGTCGCAGCA GGAGCTGCAGTTTCACTTGTCAAAAAAACCGACGTGGCCTGTCAGTCTTACCCAGTATGTGCACGTGAGATCGGCCTCCAGTGCTTTTTACCTGCTAAGAGCGTACGCACGGTTGGGACCCAGTTGTCAGAGGGAACTTTAATGAACAGAAAAAGCCATG GTGGCCAAACCAGGCTAACCATAAAGGGAGTGGGGGCGGAGCAACCTCTAGTACCGGATCATCATCGTTACCAAGAGGGGCCAGAGTCCCTGAGTGACCCCGAAAGCTCCTCAGATCCCCCCAGTGACGCCACCTCGGAGGAGTCGGGCATCTCTGA GTCGACCAGCGACGTCTCGAAGTACATCGTCTACGACAGCAGTTTGCTGCGGCTGCTGGACCGCTGCCCCACCTGCAGCCACAAATGTCAGGTGAACACGCGCGTCAAGGGCTCCTTCCTCTCCGTCCATCAGCAGTGCCGGCACTGTGAGTTCAGCATTCAGCACTCTGAAGGACACCTGGCCTGA